Proteins encoded together in one Salmo trutta chromosome 3, fSalTru1.1, whole genome shotgun sequence window:
- the LOC115173952 gene encoding zinc finger protein 629 isoform X1: MLDSVRNAFHAQLATVMDSLLAAAVCEIAKIFESSLCEQQEELMQRGEEITALRGRLERAERRLKKEGDGGDGLLDVIEGPARKIGGEDSPRQQSEPRAGSSWESDAASETPPLVQDRGCKEPPRMKKEETELEGTSIKEELKHCPLPQFGESHPAPVEGKGPGGSCVAGGQRLGDPLSDTPGTKAKLSHWEGDHRPLQSQSSTSFFQEPRVGHFSPRPDHRSPGLDPWASGVPLDLQDPSFLDQSPDQVLEQREPRQSQDQTNQSQRGQRPRDDRGRGLVHQNRWSLASKDPIRPHPNTHAHKHAHGHAHTLGGARPYTCPYCGKSFSYPSHQRRHLLRHTGVRMYPCLVCDKSFLTPSELTVHTRVHTGERPFGCTQCGKRFARSGNLRAHQRDVHLGKRPFVCQECGKRFAHRGNLRVHHQRVHPGLPYHEDEYDQDGIALPSTG, translated from the exons ATGCTGGACTCTGTGAGGAATGCTTTCCACGCCCAGCTAGCCACCGTCATGGACTCTCTTCTGGCGGCGGCGGTGTGTGAGATAGCCAAGATCTTCGAGAGCAGTCTGTGTGAGCAGCAGGAAGAGCTgatgcagagaggagaggagatcacAGCCCTGAGGGGGAGGCTGGAGCGGGCAGAGAGGAGGCTGAAGAaggaaggagatggaggagatggccTACTGGATGTGATAGAAGGACCAGCAAGGAAAATAGGAGGAGAAGACAGCCCAAGGCAGCAGTCTGAACCTAGAGCTG GTTCAAGCTGGGAGTCAGATGCCGCCTCTGAGACCCCCCCACTGGTCCAAGACAGGGGGTGTAAGGAGCCCCCCAGGATGAAAAAGGAGGAGACAGAGCTGGAGGGGACTTCCATCAAAGAAGAG CTTAAACATTGCCCTCTTCCACAGTTTGGGGAGTCCCACCCTGCCCCTGTGGAGGGGAAGGGGCCAGGGGGGAGCTGTGTTGCTGGGGGCCAGAGGCTGGGAGACCCCCTGTCTGATACACCAGGGACCAAGGCAAAGT TATCCCATTGGGAGGGAGACCATAGACCTCTTCAGAGCCAGAGCTCCACTTCCTTCTTTCAAGAACCCCGGGTTGGACATTTTTCCCCCAGACCTGACCACAGGTCTCCTGGGCTTGACCCCTGGGCGAGTGGGGTTCCTCTAGACCTTCAGGATCCTAGCTTCCTGGACCAGAGCCCAGACCAGGTACTAGAGCAGAGAGAGCCCCGACAGTCACAGGACCAAACCAACCAATCCCAGAGAGGCCAGAGACCAAGAGACGACAGAGGGAGGGGCCTAGTTCATCAGAACCGCTGGTCATTGGCTTCCAAGGACCCAATCAGaccacaccccaacacacacgctcacaaacatgcacacggtcacgcacacacacttggCGGGGCAAGACCCTACACCTGCCCGTACTGCGGCAAGAGCTTCAGCTACCCATCCCACCAACGCAGGCATCTGCTGCGCCACACAGGTGTGAGGATGTACCCCTGCTTGGTATGCGACAAGAGCTTCCTGACTCCGTCAGAGCTCACAGTGCACACCCGcgtccacacaggggagaggcCATTTGGCTGCACCCAGTGTGGGAAGCGTTTTGCTCGCAGCGGGAACCTCCGGGCCCACCAGCGAGATGTCCACCTGGGGAAGAGACCCTTCGTCTGCCAGGAGTGTGGCAAGCGGTTCGCCCACAGGGGCAACCTGAGGGTGCACCACCAGAGGGTACACCCGGGCCTGCCATACCATGAGGATGAGTATGACCAGGATGGCATCGCTCTCCCCTCTACTGGGTAA
- the LOC115173952 gene encoding zinc finger protein 500 isoform X2, giving the protein MLDSVRNAFHAQLATVMDSLLAAAVCEIAKIFESSLCEQQEELMQRGEEITALRGRLERAERRLKKEGDGGDGLLDVIEGPARKIGGEDSPRQQSEPRAGSSWESDAASETPPLVQDRGCKEPPRMKKEETELEGTSIKEEFGESHPAPVEGKGPGGSCVAGGQRLGDPLSDTPGTKAKLSHWEGDHRPLQSQSSTSFFQEPRVGHFSPRPDHRSPGLDPWASGVPLDLQDPSFLDQSPDQVLEQREPRQSQDQTNQSQRGQRPRDDRGRGLVHQNRWSLASKDPIRPHPNTHAHKHAHGHAHTLGGARPYTCPYCGKSFSYPSHQRRHLLRHTGVRMYPCLVCDKSFLTPSELTVHTRVHTGERPFGCTQCGKRFARSGNLRAHQRDVHLGKRPFVCQECGKRFAHRGNLRVHHQRVHPGLPYHEDEYDQDGIALPSTG; this is encoded by the exons ATGCTGGACTCTGTGAGGAATGCTTTCCACGCCCAGCTAGCCACCGTCATGGACTCTCTTCTGGCGGCGGCGGTGTGTGAGATAGCCAAGATCTTCGAGAGCAGTCTGTGTGAGCAGCAGGAAGAGCTgatgcagagaggagaggagatcacAGCCCTGAGGGGGAGGCTGGAGCGGGCAGAGAGGAGGCTGAAGAaggaaggagatggaggagatggccTACTGGATGTGATAGAAGGACCAGCAAGGAAAATAGGAGGAGAAGACAGCCCAAGGCAGCAGTCTGAACCTAGAGCTG GTTCAAGCTGGGAGTCAGATGCCGCCTCTGAGACCCCCCCACTGGTCCAAGACAGGGGGTGTAAGGAGCCCCCCAGGATGAAAAAGGAGGAGACAGAGCTGGAGGGGACTTCCATCAAAGAAGAG TTTGGGGAGTCCCACCCTGCCCCTGTGGAGGGGAAGGGGCCAGGGGGGAGCTGTGTTGCTGGGGGCCAGAGGCTGGGAGACCCCCTGTCTGATACACCAGGGACCAAGGCAAAGT TATCCCATTGGGAGGGAGACCATAGACCTCTTCAGAGCCAGAGCTCCACTTCCTTCTTTCAAGAACCCCGGGTTGGACATTTTTCCCCCAGACCTGACCACAGGTCTCCTGGGCTTGACCCCTGGGCGAGTGGGGTTCCTCTAGACCTTCAGGATCCTAGCTTCCTGGACCAGAGCCCAGACCAGGTACTAGAGCAGAGAGAGCCCCGACAGTCACAGGACCAAACCAACCAATCCCAGAGAGGCCAGAGACCAAGAGACGACAGAGGGAGGGGCCTAGTTCATCAGAACCGCTGGTCATTGGCTTCCAAGGACCCAATCAGaccacaccccaacacacacgctcacaaacatgcacacggtcacgcacacacacttggCGGGGCAAGACCCTACACCTGCCCGTACTGCGGCAAGAGCTTCAGCTACCCATCCCACCAACGCAGGCATCTGCTGCGCCACACAGGTGTGAGGATGTACCCCTGCTTGGTATGCGACAAGAGCTTCCTGACTCCGTCAGAGCTCACAGTGCACACCCGcgtccacacaggggagaggcCATTTGGCTGCACCCAGTGTGGGAAGCGTTTTGCTCGCAGCGGGAACCTCCGGGCCCACCAGCGAGATGTCCACCTGGGGAAGAGACCCTTCGTCTGCCAGGAGTGTGGCAAGCGGTTCGCCCACAGGGGCAACCTGAGGGTGCACCACCAGAGGGTACACCCGGGCCTGCCATACCATGAGGATGAGTATGACCAGGATGGCATCGCTCTCCCCTCTACTGGGTAA